Proteins co-encoded in one Quercus robur chromosome 8, dhQueRobu3.1, whole genome shotgun sequence genomic window:
- the LOC126695180 gene encoding solanesyl diphosphate synthase 1, chloroplastic-like isoform X4, with amino-acid sequence MMSMTCHNLDFGFTKTVFDLYACGCSSNASFCRSSVRNYAKSSSSSRKLVDRRRGIALCRVSSTNTPATLLSEVAQGVPPLLDLKEESRGPISLKNLFELVADDLQTLNQNLQSIVGAENPVLMSAAEQIFGAGGKRMRPALVFLVSRATSELAGLKELTTEHRRLAEIIEMIHTASLIHDDVLDDSNMRRGQETVHQMYGTRVAVLAGDFMFAQSSWYLANLENLEVIKLISQVIKDFASGEIKQASSLFDCDLKLEEYLLKSYYKTASLIAASTKGAAVFSGVDSTITQKMYEYGKNLGLAFQVVDDILDFTQSAEQLGKPAGSDLVNGNLTAPVIFALEKEPKLRDIIESEFSEPGSLNEAIELVKSCGGIERAQELAKEKADLAIQNLQCLPESAFRLALEDMVLYNLERIV; translated from the exons ATGATGTCAATGACATGCCACAATCTTGATTTTGGTTTTACAAAAACTGTCTTTGATTTATATGCTTGTGGCTgctcttccaatgcttcctttTGCCGCTCTTCAGTAAGGAATTATGCGAAGTCCAGTTCTAGTAGTAGAAAACTGGTTGATAG GCGGCGGGGCATAGCTTTGTGTAGAGTGTCTTCAACGAATACTCCTGCGACTTTGCTTAGTG AGGTAGCTCAAGGTGTTCCACCATTGTTGGATTTGAAGGAAGAGTCAAGAGGCCCCATTTCATTGaaaaatttgtttgaattgGTCGCTGATGACCTTCAGACTCTGAACCAAAATCTTCAGTCT ATTGTTGGCGCAGAAAACCCAGTTCTGATGTCTGCAGCAGAGCAAATATTTGGTGCTGGGGGGAAGAGGATGAGACCAGCTTTGGTGTTCTTAGTGTCAAGAGCAACATCAGAACTAGCTGGCTTAAA GGAACTTACCACGGAGCATCGTCGTTTGGCAGAGATCATTGAGATGATCCACACTGCAAGTTTAATACATGATGATGTATTGGATGACAGTAACATGCGGAGAG GGCAGGAAACTGTTCACCAAATGTATGGTACAAGAGTGGCAGTGCTGGCTGGGGACTTTATGTTTGCACAGTCCTCATGGTATCTAGCAAATCTTGAAAACCTTGAAGTCATTAAGCTTATAAGCCAG GTTATTAAAGATTTTGCAAGTGGTGAAATAAAGCAGGCGTCTAGCTTGTTTGATTGTGACCTTAAACTTGAGGAGTATTTGCTCAAGAGCTACTACAAAACAGCCTCCTTAATAGCTGCTAGCACCAAAGGAGCAGCTGTTTTTAGTGGGGTTGACAGCACTATTACTCAGAAAATGTATGAATATGGCAAGAATCTTGGTCTGGCCTTTCAAGTAGTAGATGACATATTGGATTTTACACAGTCAGCAGAGCAGCTGGGGAAGCCAGCAGGTAGTGACCTTGTGAATGGGAATCTCACTGCACCTGTAATTTTTGCACTGGAGAAAGAACCAAAACTGAGGGATATAATTGAATCTGAATTTAGTGAGCCTGGTTCCCTAAATGAGGCTATTGAATTGGTTAAAAGTTGTGGAGGCATTGAGAGAGCACAAGAATTAGCTAAAGAGAAGGCTGATCTTGCAATCCAAAATCTCCAATGTCTTCCAGAGAGTGCCTTTCGATTAGCTCTGGAGGATATGGTGTTATACAATCTTGAACGGATTGTTTAG
- the LOC126695180 gene encoding solanesyl diphosphate synthase 1, chloroplastic-like isoform X3, giving the protein MMSMTCHNLDFGFTKTVFDLYACGCSSNASFCRSSVRNYAKSSSSSRKLVDRRRGIALCRVSSTNTPATLLSGKVAQGVPPLLDLKEESRGPISLKNLFELVADDLQTLNQNLQSIVGAENPVLMSAAEQIFGAGGKRMRPALVFLVSRATSELAGLKELTTEHRRLAEIIEMIHTASLIHDDVLDDSNMRRGQETVHQMYGTRVAVLAGDFMFAQSSWYLANLENLEVIKLISQVIKDFASGEIKQASSLFDCDLKLEEYLLKSYYKTASLIAASTKGAAVFSGVDSTITQKMYEYGKNLGLAFQVVDDILDFTQSAEQLGKPAGSDLVNGNLTAPVIFALEKEPKLRDIIESEFSEPGSLNEAIELVKSCGGIERAQELAKEKADLAIQNLQCLPESAFRLALEDMVLYNLERIV; this is encoded by the exons ATGATGTCAATGACATGCCACAATCTTGATTTTGGTTTTACAAAAACTGTCTTTGATTTATATGCTTGTGGCTgctcttccaatgcttcctttTGCCGCTCTTCAGTAAGGAATTATGCGAAGTCCAGTTCTAGTAGTAGAAAACTGGTTGATAG GCGGCGGGGCATAGCTTTGTGTAGAGTGTCTTCAACGAATACTCCTGCGACTTTGCTTAGTGGTA AGGTAGCTCAAGGTGTTCCACCATTGTTGGATTTGAAGGAAGAGTCAAGAGGCCCCATTTCATTGaaaaatttgtttgaattgGTCGCTGATGACCTTCAGACTCTGAACCAAAATCTTCAGTCT ATTGTTGGCGCAGAAAACCCAGTTCTGATGTCTGCAGCAGAGCAAATATTTGGTGCTGGGGGGAAGAGGATGAGACCAGCTTTGGTGTTCTTAGTGTCAAGAGCAACATCAGAACTAGCTGGCTTAAA GGAACTTACCACGGAGCATCGTCGTTTGGCAGAGATCATTGAGATGATCCACACTGCAAGTTTAATACATGATGATGTATTGGATGACAGTAACATGCGGAGAG GGCAGGAAACTGTTCACCAAATGTATGGTACAAGAGTGGCAGTGCTGGCTGGGGACTTTATGTTTGCACAGTCCTCATGGTATCTAGCAAATCTTGAAAACCTTGAAGTCATTAAGCTTATAAGCCAG GTTATTAAAGATTTTGCAAGTGGTGAAATAAAGCAGGCGTCTAGCTTGTTTGATTGTGACCTTAAACTTGAGGAGTATTTGCTCAAGAGCTACTACAAAACAGCCTCCTTAATAGCTGCTAGCACCAAAGGAGCAGCTGTTTTTAGTGGGGTTGACAGCACTATTACTCAGAAAATGTATGAATATGGCAAGAATCTTGGTCTGGCCTTTCAAGTAGTAGATGACATATTGGATTTTACACAGTCAGCAGAGCAGCTGGGGAAGCCAGCAGGTAGTGACCTTGTGAATGGGAATCTCACTGCACCTGTAATTTTTGCACTGGAGAAAGAACCAAAACTGAGGGATATAATTGAATCTGAATTTAGTGAGCCTGGTTCCCTAAATGAGGCTATTGAATTGGTTAAAAGTTGTGGAGGCATTGAGAGAGCACAAGAATTAGCTAAAGAGAAGGCTGATCTTGCAATCCAAAATCTCCAATGTCTTCCAGAGAGTGCCTTTCGATTAGCTCTGGAGGATATGGTGTTATACAATCTTGAACGGATTGTTTAG
- the LOC126695180 gene encoding solanesyl diphosphate synthase 1, chloroplastic-like isoform X2 has protein sequence MMSMTCHNLDFGFTKTVFDLYACGCSSNASFCRSSVRNYAKSSSSSRKLVDRRRGIALCRVSSTSSSVRNYAKSSSSSRKLVDRRRGIALCRVSSTNTPATLLSEVAQGVPPLLDLKEESRGPISLKNLFELVADDLQTLNQNLQSIVGAENPVLMSAAEQIFGAGGKRMRPALVFLVSRATSELAGLKELTTEHRRLAEIIEMIHTASLIHDDVLDDSNMRRGQETVHQMYGTRVAVLAGDFMFAQSSWYLANLENLEVIKLISQVIKDFASGEIKQASSLFDCDLKLEEYLLKSYYKTASLIAASTKGAAVFSGVDSTITQKMYEYGKNLGLAFQVVDDILDFTQSAEQLGKPAGSDLVNGNLTAPVIFALEKEPKLRDIIESEFSEPGSLNEAIELVKSCGGIERAQELAKEKADLAIQNLQCLPESAFRLALEDMVLYNLERIV, from the exons ATGATGTCAATGACATGCCACAATCTTGATTTTGGTTTTACAAAAACTGTCTTTGATTTATATGCTTGTGGCTgctcttccaatgcttcctttTGCCGCTCTTCAGTAAGGAATTATGCGAAGTCCAGTTCTAGTAGTAGAAAACTGGTTGATAGGCGGCGGGGCATAGCTTTGTGTAGAGTGTCTTCAACGAGCTCTTCAGTAAGGAATTATGCGAAGTCCAGTTCTAGTAGTAGAAAACTGGTTGATAGGCGGCGGGGCATAGCTTTGTGTAGAGTGTCTTCAACGAATACTCCTGCGACTTTGCTTAGTG AGGTAGCTCAAGGTGTTCCACCATTGTTGGATTTGAAGGAAGAGTCAAGAGGCCCCATTTCATTGaaaaatttgtttgaattgGTCGCTGATGACCTTCAGACTCTGAACCAAAATCTTCAGTCT ATTGTTGGCGCAGAAAACCCAGTTCTGATGTCTGCAGCAGAGCAAATATTTGGTGCTGGGGGGAAGAGGATGAGACCAGCTTTGGTGTTCTTAGTGTCAAGAGCAACATCAGAACTAGCTGGCTTAAA GGAACTTACCACGGAGCATCGTCGTTTGGCAGAGATCATTGAGATGATCCACACTGCAAGTTTAATACATGATGATGTATTGGATGACAGTAACATGCGGAGAG GGCAGGAAACTGTTCACCAAATGTATGGTACAAGAGTGGCAGTGCTGGCTGGGGACTTTATGTTTGCACAGTCCTCATGGTATCTAGCAAATCTTGAAAACCTTGAAGTCATTAAGCTTATAAGCCAG GTTATTAAAGATTTTGCAAGTGGTGAAATAAAGCAGGCGTCTAGCTTGTTTGATTGTGACCTTAAACTTGAGGAGTATTTGCTCAAGAGCTACTACAAAACAGCCTCCTTAATAGCTGCTAGCACCAAAGGAGCAGCTGTTTTTAGTGGGGTTGACAGCACTATTACTCAGAAAATGTATGAATATGGCAAGAATCTTGGTCTGGCCTTTCAAGTAGTAGATGACATATTGGATTTTACACAGTCAGCAGAGCAGCTGGGGAAGCCAGCAGGTAGTGACCTTGTGAATGGGAATCTCACTGCACCTGTAATTTTTGCACTGGAGAAAGAACCAAAACTGAGGGATATAATTGAATCTGAATTTAGTGAGCCTGGTTCCCTAAATGAGGCTATTGAATTGGTTAAAAGTTGTGGAGGCATTGAGAGAGCACAAGAATTAGCTAAAGAGAAGGCTGATCTTGCAATCCAAAATCTCCAATGTCTTCCAGAGAGTGCCTTTCGATTAGCTCTGGAGGATATGGTGTTATACAATCTTGAACGGATTGTTTAG
- the LOC126695180 gene encoding solanesyl diphosphate synthase 1, chloroplastic-like isoform X1 translates to MMSMTCHNLDFGFTKTVFDLYACGCSSNASFCRSSVRNYAKSSSSSRKLVDRRRGIALCRVSSTSSSVRNYAKSSSSSRKLVDRRRGIALCRVSSTNTPATLLSGKVAQGVPPLLDLKEESRGPISLKNLFELVADDLQTLNQNLQSIVGAENPVLMSAAEQIFGAGGKRMRPALVFLVSRATSELAGLKELTTEHRRLAEIIEMIHTASLIHDDVLDDSNMRRGQETVHQMYGTRVAVLAGDFMFAQSSWYLANLENLEVIKLISQVIKDFASGEIKQASSLFDCDLKLEEYLLKSYYKTASLIAASTKGAAVFSGVDSTITQKMYEYGKNLGLAFQVVDDILDFTQSAEQLGKPAGSDLVNGNLTAPVIFALEKEPKLRDIIESEFSEPGSLNEAIELVKSCGGIERAQELAKEKADLAIQNLQCLPESAFRLALEDMVLYNLERIV, encoded by the exons ATGATGTCAATGACATGCCACAATCTTGATTTTGGTTTTACAAAAACTGTCTTTGATTTATATGCTTGTGGCTgctcttccaatgcttcctttTGCCGCTCTTCAGTAAGGAATTATGCGAAGTCCAGTTCTAGTAGTAGAAAACTGGTTGATAGGCGGCGGGGCATAGCTTTGTGTAGAGTGTCTTCAACGAGCTCTTCAGTAAGGAATTATGCGAAGTCCAGTTCTAGTAGTAGAAAACTGGTTGATAGGCGGCGGGGCATAGCTTTGTGTAGAGTGTCTTCAACGAATACTCCTGCGACTTTGCTTAGTGGTA AGGTAGCTCAAGGTGTTCCACCATTGTTGGATTTGAAGGAAGAGTCAAGAGGCCCCATTTCATTGaaaaatttgtttgaattgGTCGCTGATGACCTTCAGACTCTGAACCAAAATCTTCAGTCT ATTGTTGGCGCAGAAAACCCAGTTCTGATGTCTGCAGCAGAGCAAATATTTGGTGCTGGGGGGAAGAGGATGAGACCAGCTTTGGTGTTCTTAGTGTCAAGAGCAACATCAGAACTAGCTGGCTTAAA GGAACTTACCACGGAGCATCGTCGTTTGGCAGAGATCATTGAGATGATCCACACTGCAAGTTTAATACATGATGATGTATTGGATGACAGTAACATGCGGAGAG GGCAGGAAACTGTTCACCAAATGTATGGTACAAGAGTGGCAGTGCTGGCTGGGGACTTTATGTTTGCACAGTCCTCATGGTATCTAGCAAATCTTGAAAACCTTGAAGTCATTAAGCTTATAAGCCAG GTTATTAAAGATTTTGCAAGTGGTGAAATAAAGCAGGCGTCTAGCTTGTTTGATTGTGACCTTAAACTTGAGGAGTATTTGCTCAAGAGCTACTACAAAACAGCCTCCTTAATAGCTGCTAGCACCAAAGGAGCAGCTGTTTTTAGTGGGGTTGACAGCACTATTACTCAGAAAATGTATGAATATGGCAAGAATCTTGGTCTGGCCTTTCAAGTAGTAGATGACATATTGGATTTTACACAGTCAGCAGAGCAGCTGGGGAAGCCAGCAGGTAGTGACCTTGTGAATGGGAATCTCACTGCACCTGTAATTTTTGCACTGGAGAAAGAACCAAAACTGAGGGATATAATTGAATCTGAATTTAGTGAGCCTGGTTCCCTAAATGAGGCTATTGAATTGGTTAAAAGTTGTGGAGGCATTGAGAGAGCACAAGAATTAGCTAAAGAGAAGGCTGATCTTGCAATCCAAAATCTCCAATGTCTTCCAGAGAGTGCCTTTCGATTAGCTCTGGAGGATATGGTGTTATACAATCTTGAACGGATTGTTTAG
- the LOC126696137 gene encoding uncharacterized protein LOC126696137 produces the protein MPMAALYAYLLEKKLVTPISARPRDDHPRLGFNPSKKCEHHFGAEGHTLEECAHLRHRIQDLIDNKLVQFDNMARPNVITNLLSPHQEENVNAISIMEDRIPDFSSPSFPWKAMIPPTPPTSVIIEEITKSLVDSEALAPKKGQAMLAIEGFTPLVLALLAVVESSLGFIQEGTLVVPTIRGFDPLILPKSIQGISWATSPKALEATLPSPIIISPKMFSLAPNLLKELEKRRKVIGKSTVEPVRNRVTIEEAEKFLKTIRKADYSMIQQLNKSPTQISILALLLYFEVHREALLKVLKEMHVPTSITDSSFESIVSLVFATNQVSYSNDELPSEGRDHTLAMHIVVKCEDIILARVPIDNGSALNFYLMAILECLKVDMSLIKPSTMIIRAFDGMD, from the exons ATGCCTATGGCAGCGCTTTATGCTTATCTGTTAGAGAAGAAGCTAGTGACTCCAATTTCCGCAAGACCTAGAGATGATCATCCTCGACTTGGTTTTAATCCATCCAAGAAATGTGAACACCATTTTGGAGCCGAGGGACATACTTTAGAAGAGTGTGCACATTTGAGACATCGAATCCAAGATCTCATCGACAACAAGTTGGTACAGTTCGACAACATGGCCAGGCCGAATGTCATCACTAACCTCTTGTCTCCTCACCAAGAAGAGAATGTGAATGCTATCTCTATAATGGAGGATAGGATCCCTGATTTCTCATCCCCTTCATTCCCTTGGAAAGCCAT GATTCCTCCAACTCCTCCAACTTCAGTCATTATTGAAGAGATTACAAAATCACTTGTGGATTCAGAGGCTCTAGCTCCAAAGAAAGGACAAGCCATGCTAGCCATCGAAGGCTTTACTCCTCTAGTCCTGGCATTACTTGCAGTCGTAGAGTCATCTCTAGGATTTATCCAGGAGGGAACCCTTGTCGTCCCCACTATTCGAGGTTTCGATCCTCTAATTCTGCCAAAGTCTATCCAAGGAATCTCTTGGGCTACTAGCCCAAAAGCTTTAGAAGCTACTCTACCTAGCCCAATCATCATCAGTCCAAAGATGTTCTCACTGGCTCCAAATCT TCTTAAGGAACTAGAAAAAAGGAGGAAAGTGATTGGCAAGAGCACAGTCGAGCCAGTTAGGAATAGGGTCACCATTGAAGAAGCCGAGAAATTTTTGAAAACCATTCGAAAGGCCGATTATAGTATGATTCAGCAGTTGAACAAATCTCCAACTCAGATTTCTATTCTAGCCTTGTTGCTATATTTCGAGGTCCATCGTGAAGCTTTATTGAAGGTGTTGAAGGAAATGCATGTTCCTACCAGTATTACAGACTCCTCCTTCGAGAGTATAGTATCATTGGTGTTCGCCACCAACCAAGTCTCATATTCAAATGATGAGTTGCCTTCAGAAGGTAGAGATCATACCTTGGCCATGCATATTGTAGTCAAGTGTGAAGACATAATTCTCGCAAGGGTGCCAATCGACAATGGATCAGCCCTGAATTTCTACCTGATGGCCATTCTTGAGTGCCTGAAGGTGGATATGTCTCTTATTAAGCCTAGCACTATGATCATCAGAGCTTTCGATGGCATGGATTGA